The Ziziphus jujuba cultivar Dongzao chromosome 3, ASM3175591v1 region tacttattttattatgcTTGACGATGCACttagtaaattaaaattttatatattaaatgaaatCAAGAATTATTATAACATTGTGATGTATAAAAGAAACCCAAATTTGTACATAGCTATGAAATAGTAACAAAATTAGCTGTTCACTTGCATGAGCCTGTATGTTTTTAtaccataaaaagaaaataaaaaagggaattaaaaaaaagaagaaaaaaaagctaAGAAGTTATAGTGCTCTAAAGTTATatgtgctttttatttttttaaatatcttgtTCTGGTGAATATTATTAGATATGTCCTGTTTCGGGACAGCAGTACTCCAAGTAAGTTAATTGCCGATTGGGCCAATACTCTGTGGATTTGTACACTTAAACATGACCAATAGtatgttattatcattatcattattattattatttttttttttttgggtgaatgacCAATAGTGTGTGTCATAtagactttatttcttttccgttttcaaaaaccataaaaatttcccactattaaaaaaatatacattttgttttcaaatttgtCTCCATTCATTTTCAAAGCCTCTTTATTACATTGGTATTTCAATTTCTGCTTAATTAATTGCTACTTGTCTCATTTTGGGTTCAACGGTTAAAATACAGCTACAACCGCAATACCAATACGTGTCTATaaatttactttctttctttacttaaaaatacatttaattcttTACTTGTTCCTATTccatagtttttatttatttattattttcttttgctaatcctttattattttatgattgtttttatatttaacaaACACATTTACTCATCTCTTCTTTCCTCTAGTCTTTTAGTCGATCTACAGTGGATTAGCTTCAAGGTAAAGGTTTGGGAACCAAATTTGCTATGGAAACATTGAGAAGTACGCCATCATCTTCTCAGTCAAACTCAAACTCAATCTCAAACAAGGACAACTCTTCCAATTTACCTGAAGAAGAGGTTATTGAACATCAATTTTTAATCTGAATTTTTGTCTccttaatcttttttatttatttatgaattaattCTCTATTTACTTTAGTCCTATACTAGTACTTTTAAGATCAGAATTGTAGGTTTTGGATCTAGAaatgatttgattttcttctgGAAATTTTAGGTTTTGGATTCCAAGATAACAAAAGTAATGTTCTTATGTGCACTTCAGCTGAAAATTGGTTTTCATATTGAAATGCTTTTCTTTCAAGGGAAagcaatatgtatatatttgccTCGAGAGTAAGATGGTTATTGTACCTTTTGTAAATTGGAAATGCTCAACTGTATACATCCTAGGATATGTggttgtgatatatatatatatatatatatatatgtatatattttataatttgttaattgCTAAACTAAATTTGCATTAAAATCTAAGGTATAAAGATTCTAGATTGGTATAAATATTATGATTGTAGATTGCATTTTTATCTTTAGTTAGCTTTATTAATACTTAGTTTCATGTTTAAAAGATAATCATTGTGCTAGCTGAAgttcttaaaaaatatttcgTATAACGGTCATATCATACTAGTGGTACGACAAATTAATAATCGTTTGACACATAATTATGTGAATCCTACAAAATAACTTTGTTCGGTTATTATTACGTGTTGTATTGTTGATAACTTTGTTCGGTTTTAATACTTAGTTTCATGTTTAAAAGATAATCATTGTGCTAGCTGAAgttcttaaaaaatatttcgTATAACGGTCATATCATACTAGTGATACGATAAATTAATAATCGTTTGACACATAATTATGTGAATCCTACAAAATAACTTTGTTCGGTTATTATTGCGTGTTGTACCGTTGACGTGGTACAACAATTGcagtgaaaaataaattttttaaattggaaAAGATTTGGCTATGCATCCATATGTACTTTAATTTCTTAAAGCTTATTATGGTAGTTGGATTAGATTTTTCTTACGCATAATTATTATAAAGACTTGCATAAACCATATTTTGTGTGCATGTTACTTGGACTCTTATATTATGTCATTTGTATCCACATTTGACGCGTGAGACGTTGATGTGTGCCAGTTGGACGGGCCAAACACAtggaaaaatttagaaaaaatacgCCCACCGCTTGCCTATGTACCTATACCCAACACTTACACATGTTGAAGCACTGTAGGTCTTCATGTTTTCACATGAAAacctatcaattttttttttttttaatagtcaaAAAGCCTGAAAACTACATCATTTTAGGTGTCTTATATGAATTGGACTAATTTCTTAGGCAATGTGATTactatattgttttattttcttttctgttttttaataTTGCAGGTGTGAGAATCCAAACTCGGATTGGACTGTCCTGCAAGAAACTACTATATCATAGATTTCCTATTCCTAGCTTTATTAAATGTGTCATTGtttgaaatattttgatttgttttcaaTAATTCCAAACTGTTGCATATATGATGTTCTGTTTATGATTTTATAACTAccaaaggaaacaaaaatatcagCTTTTGATTAGCTCTTCAAATTAGCTATATATGGACTGCATTTCTGTTCCCATACTGTATGTACATATCAGACTCATTACCATACAGAAACTTAAGCCAAATTTAGCCTTTCAatattggtagatatcaaaGAACTGAAAAATTTGCTTTATGCAAATACTAATATTGCTTAGTTCATTTGCAGATTAATGTATACTTGAAGTTCAGAAAAACTATGAATATAATGGTGAAAACATCAGagacaataaaaaatctcaAAGACAAGGTAAACTGGAGGTTTGGAATCCCAGAAAATCTTCAGCTGCTCTTTTTTAATGGTGATATTCTTAGGAATGGCCAAAGACTTGTTGATTATGGTATTCATAAAGATTCCAATGTTCTTAATCTTGTTATTAACAACTTTGTTGGGATCAAAATATCCATCAAACTGCCATGGAACCCGGTCACCATGGTTGTGGAAGCAAAGGCTGAAGAAACTGTTCGACATATCAAATCGATTATCAAGAACAAGGAAGGGATTAAACTGGAGCAGTTCACTCTAGTTTATGAAGGAAAATTGCTTGAAGATGATAGCAGAACACTGGAATCACTTAACATTGAGAGTGAAGCAACATTTCATGTGGTTTTGAACCCAAAAGATAAGCTTTCAATTCGCATAAAAATGATGCCAACCAAAGAGATTATCAAAATACAAGCAAAGGCTTTGTTTACTGTCAGTGATGTGAAATCCGTAGTTTGGAGCATTGTTGGTGTATCAGAAAGTGATCAGAATCTGATCCATGATGGAAAAATTCTTGAAGATGACAAGACCTTGGCTTTCTATGAAATCGAGGATGAATCTGTTTTGGTGATGTTTTAGCttccaaaattttgaatttttgatcatTAACTTGCGAGTAAGCAAAACAGTAACTCTCAATGTGTAACAGTTTGAATTAATCTGTTCTGATGATGTTTCCTGAACCTTGTATTTTCCTGGAAAAGACTCGAAGATTTTCGCCATTTGTTTATGTTCATGTCATATGTGTTTGTATGAAATTAAAGGATTTTAGAGACTTATAAAAACATAAGCACCAATATTTCAAACTATTTAGAAAATGAGGCTCCTTTACCATTATTCATGTATGTTTGATCTCTGAAATATACAAGtaaaataggaaactaaaaatgtaaACGTTACCAAACGATCAAGGGGTAAAAATTTTTAGTTAATTTCAAGTCCTTCAAATTGGAAGGTGTTCCGGATGATATTAATAGGGAAATGGAACAGAGGATATGCTGTCCTATTTGTAAGTGTAGCTCAAAAATAAAGTTCcatatttttaagaataattaaGAACTTAAAATCTGTGGCAAAGAGATGCTGAAcatgcttctctctctctctctctctctctctctatatatatatatatatatatatgctgtgaAGTTTTTCGAGCTGTAAGTAAAAAACAACAGTAGTTCGTTTTTTTCGTTTAGACAGAAAGGAAAACAACAGTACTGATACCaacttacaaaaaaataaaaa contains the following coding sequences:
- the LOC107422219 gene encoding polyubiquitin 8, which translates into the protein MVKTSETIKNLKDKVNWRFGIPENLQLLFFNGDILRNGQRLVDYGIHKDSNVLNLVINNFVGIKISIKLPWNPVTMVVEAKAEETVRHIKSIIKNKEGIKLEQFTLVYEGKLLEDDSRTLESLNIESEATFHVVLNPKDKLSIRIKMMPTKEIIKIQAKALFTVSDVKSVVWSIVGVSESDQNLIHDGKILEDDKTLAFYEIEDESVLVMF